ataaatataattcacTTCATATATACTCGTATTTCTTGAATTATTGCATTTATCTGAGTGATCCATAAACAGTGGCGGAGCCAAgacaattaatttaaaaaaaaattaaaaaaattaagccaCGGACGGGTGTCCATAAACAACGACGAAAATTTATCTTTTGCTTACCTTTATCATGTGATGATGAAACTAAAGCTAAAAAAATACTTCAAGTAAATCTTGAATAGTTGAATGAATATTCCCAAAGCTCGATGCAAATAAATGAATTTTtgttaaatatatatgtatttaccaaaagaaaaaatttgtgtgagatggtctcacgggtcgtatttgtgagacgaatctcttatttgtgtcatccatgaaaaaatattattttttatgctaagagtattactcattattgtgaatattgatccgtgagacgatcacATGCCACTCTTTACCAAAAAGGGTTTGTTCAACGCTGTCTACATAGATAGTGTCTTCATTTGGGTAGGATCGAACAAACGGAAAAAGAAAGAGACGATGAGGGAATTTATtagatatattaattaaattgaaaattttctGAACCGATGATTCTGACTTATGAGCGTGCATGTATGCCTACAAGGCTACAGCTTGAGTCCCATGAAGAAAGCAACGACGTTATTCAATGTAACGTTAATTATGACACGGATATATTTAATGAAACATTAATTAATGCTAAAGAGTGATTAATAGACACAGTATGTCACATGAAACATCCGAATCTGGCCACCATTTAAAGACAATAATCAAACCCTCcaggttaattttttttaaccctAAACAAGAATCGTGAACATATCTGAAAATCGATCCAATAATCTGAGATATAATTCATTTTGGTTAGCCACGATCAATTTTTTAGGTATTAAATCAAATCGAACTAATTTAGTAGTCTTTATCCGGGATGTTTTTAGCGATTTCGAGATTTTGGATAGAGTATATAAATATTTGTGTGGAGGCATAATTTCTCCGATCGATCGAAAAACCACCTTGCCGGAAATTAATCTACGATCCACCATGGAAATTCCTGGAGGTTCGATGCTTCGTTGGGTGTTATTCTTGGTTCTTGCTTCAGGTTTAACTAAATTGTTTTTTGGGTATCACTTTTTctatattttattcaaattttcaatttagtaattatattatcattatattttcctttcttgttcatgcttttttattaaaattttcgaaaatgcacTAATATTGTTGTCTATACATTAACCAATCAAATTACTTTGTGCAAGTGTATATATTGAGAAGATAAAATCTTTTTAAAGTAATTAAACAATGTTAGTTTTGCACGAGTAATTACTCACATTTTCAAAATACTCttatgagactgtctcacagataaattttgtgagatagatctcCAATCCGACTCGAtctctaaaaaaatattaatttttatttcaaaactcAAAAGAACTACTTTTTTTAATAGTAAATATACCGACTCaatccgtctcacatatataTAGACCCGTAAAATCGTCTAACAAATACTTATTCTTTGATTTTATAGTCAATTATCTACAAACTCTTTtatctaaaaaaaattgtacttgTTCAATTTGTGTTTGAAAATTAGGTCTTCAGGTCTTTGCAGTGAAATACGATCACTCATACACCGGCGAGGTAATTAATTGATATCGATCAAACCTAAACTCTTTTCGTTAATAAATAACATATAAAATTGCTGaaaatttcaatttcaaatacattatctGAATCATTACCAAAAAATCGCAATTTTGCGACGAAATTAACAACGTActgttaatttttttattttttattatattttttttagtgtTTGCCAAGCCCTTTAAGGCCACAATATGGGGGAGGGGTTATAAAGAATCCGGAATTTAATGAAGGGTTGGATTCTTGGGGAACATTTGGACATGCAAATATAAGTAAACAAGAATCCTATGGTAACAACTACGTTATAGCTTCGCAAAGGAATCACTCACACAGCAGTGTCAAACAGACAGTGCAATTGGATAAGGATAAATACTACGTTATTTCGGGTATGTgtgaatgttttttttttatcggtTTATAAATATTTCTCACAcacataattattaaaaataattattttgtagCTTGGATACAGGTAAGTGAAGGGCCGACTCTCGTAGCAGCTGTGATAAAGAACGACGATCACGACGATGCCGTCGGATGGGTCATGGCCGAGGCGGGATGCTGGTCCATGCTTAAGGGTGGGGTGAATGTCAAAGATACTGCCTCCTATGAGCTCTATTTTCCGGTCTGGGGATATTATTTTTCTTACATTTTACTGGAAATCTATACACATAAATTTCTTGATTTTTtggatgaatatatatatatatatatgaaaatcttaATCCCGCAGAGTAACAGTACACAAGTGGATATATGGGTCGATAGCGTCTCACTACAACCTTTCACCAAAGAGGAGTGGGAGGATCATCAAGTTCAAAATACTGAAGAGGTATGCAAACATTAAATCTAGAGAAATTgtcaaattgaagttgtcataattttgttttatttatcTTAACTTGTCGAAGTTgtgttttagtttttttttaatcagAGTTTTTAATATGTGGTACAAAAAAATGTACATGCACCACATCAAGTGTAATCGAACTAAAAACTtaccaaaaaaatattactaaaatccaattttaacaatttaaaaagtGAAAATAAAAAACATGATAACTCACGCACTAAAAGGGTTATTTTACCCGAATAAATAAACAATATTActaatgattttaaaataaaaataaataaaaaggatAAAGTAATGTATGATATGAGATTATACATGCAGATACGGAAGAGGGTGGTGAGGTTCCAAGTAGTCAACAAATCCGGGCGCCCATTATCCAAAGCCAATATCTCCGTCAAACAACTCCGCCAAGAATTCCCCTTCGGCAACGCCATCAGCAACCTCATACTCACCAATCAAGCCTACCGCGACTGGTTCTTCCCCAGATTCAAATACACCGTCTTCGAGAACGAGATGAAATGGTACGAAACCGAGCATTTCCCAGGCCAAGCCAACTACTCAGTCCCGGACGCCATGCTCGACCTCGTCGCCCAGCATGGTGTCATGGTCCGCGGACACAACGTCTTCTGGGAAGAAAGTGAGCGCCAGCCGTGGTGGGTCAAACGCCTCCCGCTTACGGATCTTCCCATCGCGGCAGACAGGCGGCTGCGATCTGTGATGCGGCATTACAAAGGGAGAGCGATACATTGGGATGTTTTGAATGAGAATCTGCATCACTCGTTCTTCGAGAGCCAATTGGGGAAAGATACACCCGCGGTTTTCTACAAAACAGCGCAGGAGATCGATCCAGAGACGCCACTGTTCTTGAACGAGTTTAATACGCTAGAGCAGCCGGAGGATGCGAGGTCGACTCCAGCGATGTATTTAGAGAAGATTAAGCAGATTAGGCGAGAAGGGTATCATGGACCTCTGTCGATTGGGTTGGAATCTCACTTCAGCACTCCGAGTTTGGCCTATGTGAGAACTTCCATTGATGTTCTCGCGGCGTCGAAGTTGCCTGTTTGGATCACTGAGCTGGATGTTTCGAAAAGATCTAACCAAGTAAACATAAATATGATATCAAAGTTCTCATAAATCTCTAACTCGAGTAACATATAAAATAACAGATTATGCAACCCTTTATTCTCCAGGAATTGTATCTAAAGCAACTTTTAAAGGAGCTAAAATCCCATCCAGGAGTCCGTGGGATTATAATGTGGGGATCATGGAAGCCAAACGGGACATGCTACCAAATGTGTCTCACAGACGACAATTTCAAGAACTTGAAAACCGGAGACGTAGTCGACGAGGTAATCCGGGAATGGAGGCACGACGGCTTGGTTGGATCCACAGATTCCGACGGCTACTTCAATGTTTCGCTCTTTCATGGAGATTACGAGGCGAATGTAGGACACAAGAGAAAGGGGAATATCAGCATATCAAAGAGTTTTCAAGTCCTTCCCGTCGATAAAAACGAAGCAATGGAAGTGAGGATATTTATATGAAATGAAGGCTGCATGGATTTGTTGTGATGAAATTGATATGTTATAGTAATGAAAATGATACTCGATATGTGTTTAATTTTCTAGATTCTATTTCTATTTGAGCACTTTTTCGATAAAATTAATGTTCAAAAATTGACGTAGAGTTCGAAAAGGactgatatatttttaaaaataattattccgAAAACTTAAAAGCTGATTTTTTTAATgctatatttatattaatataagagacgaaaacttgtgtgagacggtctcacgggtcgtattttttgATACAAGTATTTTATtttggtcattcatgaaaagctattattttttatgctaagagtattactttttattgtgaatctcggtaggattgacccgtctcataaataaaaattcgtgaaaccgtctcataagagacctatTCTAAATCAAATAGTATATGAAACATCATAATATGTATCTAATATATCAATAGAGTAATGAGAAAACATCAAATTAAATATATGTACCTAACTTAATAATGAAACAACTTCATATTAAATGTTAAAAAGGAAAAATCactttaaatttacaatttaatgtctataaatctaaaaaatagaTTTGCAGTCAAATTTGACAACTGCTCTGTTTTTGAATGAATTATaccttaaaataataaatttaaatgttAAAAAACATTATATAAATTTACTCTTTAATCTTGAGGTCACAAATTCATATTTATAAATAGATTGTTTTAATATATACTCAGTTTCTCATTGAATAATTTCGAAGATTAAAAATTCAACAGCCGCTGAGAAGAACACAACTAAAATAAAAAGATAAACAACaaagataataataatagttatatttttaaaattttttgtcggtgttattgtttttaaattaaaatttttagtcAAAATTTATTCATCTAGAATTTATATGTTTTGAgaatatttattctttaaaattttgagagagaataatatatgattttataaaaaaaaaaatccatttttaaaaaataacaagtTCTACTCGATCAAAATACCGAATACAATGATAAATAAGTCAATTTAACGAGAGAAGATAGTTATATTAATTCGAGtgatatttcaaaatatataaacattttttatatatttattttttataataataaataaatttaaatatatttattacataaaacaataattttaaataattatacaaatttacgaattgtaataattaattatataaaatcacATTAAATCGCCAGGTATAGTATATGCATGCACCGAAGCTAGTACTGgatgaagaaataaaaaaatttcgtaGAAAAGT
This Primulina eburnea isolate SZY01 chromosome 2, ASM2296580v1, whole genome shotgun sequence DNA region includes the following protein-coding sequences:
- the LOC140824394 gene encoding endo-1,4-beta-xylanase 5-like yields the protein MYDMRLYMQIRKRVVRFQVVNKSGRPLSKANISVKQLRQEFPFGNAISNLILTNQAYRDWFFPRFKYTVFENEMKWYETEHFPGQANYSVPDAMLDLVAQHGVMVRGHNVFWEESERQPWWVKRLPLTDLPIAADRRLRSVMRHYKGRAIHWDVLNENLHHSFFESQLGKDTPAVFYKTAQEIDPETPLFLNEFNTLEQPEDARSTPAMYLEKIKQIRREGYHGPLSIGLESHFSTPSLAYVRTSIDVLAASKLPVWITELDVSKRSNQELYLKQLLKELKSHPGVRGIIMWGSWKPNGTCYQMCLTDDNFKNLKTGDVVDEVIREWRHDGLVGSTDSDGYFNVSLFHGDYEANVGHKRKGNISISKSFQVLPVDKNEAMEVRIFI